From Piscinibacter gummiphilus:
GGTGTGTACGCAGCGCTGAAACGTGGCTCCGTGATGTCTCAGGTTCTGATGACAGTCTCGTTGCTCGGTGTGTCCTTGCCCACCTTTCTGATCGGCATCTTGTTGATCCTCGTCTTCGCGGTTCAATTGCAGTGGCTCCCGAGCTTCGGCCGAGGGGAGCTGGTGTCGCTGGGCCCTTGGACGACGGGGCTTGCGAGTCTCGACGGCTGGAAGCATCTTGTGCTGCCGGCCACCACGCTGGCGATGTTCCAGCTCACGCTGATCATGCGATTGGTGCGCGCCGAGATGCTGGAAGTGTTGCGAACGGATTTCATCCGCTTCGCGCGCGCGCGGGGTTTGCCCGACAGGCTGGTCTATTTCGGCCATGCCTTGAAGAACACGCTGGTGCCCGTCATCACGATCACCGGCCTGCAGCTGGGTTCGCTGATTGCGTTTTCCATCATCACTGAGCAGGTGTTCCAGTGGCCCGGGATGGGCTTGTTGTTCATCCAGGCCGTTGCGTTTGCAGACGTGCCGGTGATGGCTGCGTACCTCTGCTTGATTGCGCTCGTGTTCGTCTGTATCAACCTGGTGGTGGACCTGCTCTACTTTGCGGTGGACCCACGGCTGCGAATCGAAAGCCCAGCCGCAGGGCGTGCTGCGTAACTCGCGTCGGAGAACACACGATGAAGACCCGTCACCTCGTCTCCATGGGACTCGCTTTTGCCCTGTCGGCCGGCACCGCGCAGGCGGTCACGCTTCGTGTGGCCAACCAGGGCGATGCGCAGTCGATGGACCCGCACTCGCTCAACGAGTCGCTGCAGCTCACGTTCACCGGCAACGTGTACGAGCCCTTGGTGGCGCGTGACAAGGAACTGGGCCTCACGCCTGGGCTGGCCACGAGATGGACGCAGCCCAAACCCACTGTCTGGCGCTTCGAGTTGCGGCGCGGCGTGAAATTCCACGACGGCACGCCCTTCACGGCAGACGATGTCGTCTTCTCGTTCAACCGCGCGGCTGGCGCGGGCTCTGACATGCAGGGCTACACCAACACCTTCAAGGAGGTGCGCAAGCTCGACGATCACACCATCGAAGTCGAAACGCTCACGCCGTTTCCGATCCTGCCGGATGTGCTGACGCAGGTGTACGTGATGAGCAGGAAGTGGTGCGAGGAGAACAAGGCACTCACCCCCGTCGATCGTCGCAAAGGCATCGAGAATGCTGCGAGCTTCGAGGCCAACGGCACGGGCCCGTTCCGGTTGAAGGAGCGCCGGCCCGGTTCGCGAACGGTGCTCGTGCGCCACGCCGCCTATTGGGACAAGGTCGAAGGCAACGTGACTGAGGTGGTCTTCACCCCGATCGGCAACGCCGCCACACGCGTCGCGGCCCTGCTGTCCGGCGAGGTCGACGTGATCGAGCCGGTGCCATTGCAAGACGTCGAGCGCATCAAGGCCTCGCCCAAGTTGAAGGTGATGCAGGGCCCTGAGCTGCGCACCATCTTCCTCGGCATGGACCAGAAGCGGGATGAACTCCTCTTTTCCAACGTGAAGGGCAAGAACCCCTTCAAGGACAAGCGGGTGCGCCAGGCCTTCTACCAGGCCATCGACATCGAGACCATCAAGAGCCGCGTGATGCGCGGCGCGGCGCTTCCGATGGCGCTGATGGTGGGACCAGGCATCCGCGGGTTCTCACCCGATCAGAACAAGCGCCTGCCCTACGACCCCGAGGCCTCCAAGAGGCTGCTGGCCGAAGCCGGGTACCCGAGTGGTTTCGAGGTCGCGCTCAACTGCCCCAACGATCGCTACGTCAACGACGCCGACATCTGCCAGGCCGTTGCCGCCAATCTCGCGCGCGTCGGCGTGAAGGTGAACCTGCAGACCGAGACCAAGGTGACCTACTTTCCGAAGATCCTGCGCCGCGACACGAGCTTCTACCTGCTCGGGTGGACACCCAGCACCTACGACGCGCACAACGCGCTCTCGGCGCTGATGGCCTCGCCCACCGACAAGGGCCAGGGGCAGTTCAACCTCGGTGCCTACAGCAATGCGAAGGTCGATGAGCTCACGCTCAGGATCCAGAGTGAAACCGACCAGGCTAGGCGCAACGCGATGATCCGAGAAGCGTTCGAGGCCCACGCCGCCGACATCGGCCACCTGCCGTTGCACCAGCAATCGTTGGCGTGGGCGATGAAGAAGACCG
This genomic window contains:
- a CDS encoding ABC transporter permease; this translates as MLVFILRRLAQAIAVMLTVAFMAFMLFQYVGDPVTHLLGQDATPAQREQLREDLGLNKPFPVQFARFVGNAVQGEFGLSLRQGQKVSRLLIERFPATLELAVVAALMALLVGVPMGVYAALKRGSVMSQVLMTVSLLGVSLPTFLIGILLILVFAVQLQWLPSFGRGELVSLGPWTTGLASLDGWKHLVLPATTLAMFQLTLIMRLVRAEMLEVLRTDFIRFARARGLPDRLVYFGHALKNTLVPVITITGLQLGSLIAFSIITEQVFQWPGMGLLFIQAVAFADVPVMAAYLCLIALVFVCINLVVDLLYFAVDPRLRIESPAAGRAA
- a CDS encoding ABC transporter substrate-binding protein gives rise to the protein MKTRHLVSMGLAFALSAGTAQAVTLRVANQGDAQSMDPHSLNESLQLTFTGNVYEPLVARDKELGLTPGLATRWTQPKPTVWRFELRRGVKFHDGTPFTADDVVFSFNRAAGAGSDMQGYTNTFKEVRKLDDHTIEVETLTPFPILPDVLTQVYVMSRKWCEENKALTPVDRRKGIENAASFEANGTGPFRLKERRPGSRTVLVRHAAYWDKVEGNVTEVVFTPIGNAATRVAALLSGEVDVIEPVPLQDVERIKASPKLKVMQGPELRTIFLGMDQKRDELLFSNVKGKNPFKDKRVRQAFYQAIDIETIKSRVMRGAALPMALMVGPGIRGFSPDQNKRLPYDPEASKRLLAEAGYPSGFEVALNCPNDRYVNDADICQAVAANLARVGVKVNLQTETKVTYFPKILRRDTSFYLLGWTPSTYDAHNALSALMASPTDKGQGQFNLGAYSNAKVDELTLRIQSETDQARRNAMIREAFEAHAADIGHLPLHQQSLAWAMKKTVTLVQLADNFMPYKWVTLSEKAK